A window of the Candidatus Edwardsbacteria bacterium genome harbors these coding sequences:
- the frr gene encoding ribosome recycling factor, whose amino-acid sequence MLPQLYQELERKMAKAVDVLKGEFTGIRTGRANPALLDGIKVMSYGSLTALNQVAGVSVPESRMLVIQPWDKTLIPEIEKAIMKSELGLNPINDGKVIRLPIPTLTEERRHELVKLIKKMSEESKVAVRNIRREANDEIKKLEKDKAVSEDESKKAHDKTQEYTNKYILQIDETLAKKEKEILEV is encoded by the coding sequence ATGTTGCCACAGCTATACCAGGAGTTGGAACGGAAAATGGCCAAGGCAGTGGACGTTCTGAAGGGCGAATTCACCGGGATCCGCACCGGGCGGGCCAACCCGGCCCTGCTGGATGGCATCAAGGTGATGAGTTATGGGAGCCTGACGGCCCTGAACCAGGTGGCCGGCGTCTCGGTGCCGGAATCCAGGATGCTGGTGATCCAGCCCTGGGACAAGACCCTGATCCCCGAGATAGAGAAGGCCATCATGAAGTCCGAGCTGGGCCTGAACCCCATCAACGACGGGAAAGTGATCCGCCTGCCCATCCCCACCCTGACCGAGGAGAGGCGCCACGAACTGGTCAAGCTGATCAAGAAGATGTCCGAGGAAAGCAAGGTGGCTGTCCGCAATATTCGGCGGGAGGCCAACGATGAGATAAAGAAGCTGGAGAAGGACAAGGCGGTCTCCGAGGACGAATCCAAGAAGGCCCACGACAAGACCCAGGAATACACCAACAAATATATCTTGCAGATTGACGAGACCCTGGCCAAAAAAGAAAAAGAAATATTGGAAGTATAA
- a CDS encoding isoprenyl transferase, which yields MTSGNKQELPDIKNLPVHLGVIMDGNGRWAKRRGLPRLAGHRAGMKSVKEIVNACGEIGIRYLTLYAFSVENWLRPKAEVTGLMRILREYLLKEIDELDSQGVKVVASGRIDDLEKTALKILKDCIKRTQHNRGLVLNLALSYGGRAELADAIKNIIRDIRSGQINSDKIDEALVSKYMYHPEIPDPDLIIRTSGEHRLSNFLIWQSAYSEFYFTEVLWPDFGREELLQSLLEFQGRERRFGRI from the coding sequence ATGACCTCCGGCAACAAACAGGAATTACCGGATATCAAAAACCTCCCGGTCCACTTGGGGGTGATCATGGACGGCAACGGGCGCTGGGCCAAACGCCGGGGGCTGCCCCGGCTGGCCGGGCATCGGGCCGGAATGAAATCGGTCAAGGAGATAGTCAACGCCTGCGGGGAGATCGGCATCAGATACCTGACCCTCTACGCCTTTTCGGTGGAGAATTGGCTGCGGCCCAAGGCCGAGGTCACCGGGCTGATGAGAATCTTGCGGGAATACCTGCTCAAGGAGATAGACGAACTGGACAGCCAAGGGGTCAAGGTGGTGGCCAGCGGCCGAATAGATGATCTGGAGAAGACCGCCCTGAAGATCCTGAAGGACTGCATAAAAAGGACCCAACATAACAGGGGGCTGGTGCTCAACCTGGCGCTTTCCTACGGGGGAAGGGCCGAGTTGGCCGATGCCATAAAAAATATTATCAGAGATATCCGGTCAGGGCAAATCAATTCTGACAAAATAGATGAAGCCCTGGTATCAAAATATATGTACCATCCGGAGATCCCCGATCCGGACCTGATCATCCGCACCTCCGGGGAACACCGGCTGTCAAACTTCCTGATCTGGCAGAGCGCCTATTCCGAATTTTATTTCACCGAGGTGCTATGGCCGGATTTCGGAAGGGAGGAACTGCTGCAATCCCTGCTGGAATTTCAGGGCCGGGAGCGGCGGTTCGGCCGGATCTGA
- a CDS encoding C-GCAxxG-C-C family protein has translation MDISVKALENFDSGYNCAESVLLAISNGLNIPKDRCLPSIATGFGGGIARNGSLCGALTGGIMAIGLALGRDDNQGSRDPCYPAVDRLFNGFVEKFGSSQCRDLIGVALKTPEGQKAHANRDLKETCRSCVKWSARTSIDLITEFSQGASAIA, from the coding sequence ATGGATATTTCGGTCAAAGCTTTGGAAAATTTCGACTCCGGATACAACTGCGCCGAATCAGTGCTGTTGGCAATAAGTAACGGCCTTAATATACCAAAAGACCGATGTTTGCCCAGCATCGCCACCGGGTTCGGGGGCGGCATCGCCCGCAACGGAAGCCTGTGCGGGGCGCTGACCGGAGGGATCATGGCCATCGGTCTGGCTCTGGGCCGGGACGACAACCAGGGCAGCCGGGACCCGTGTTATCCGGCGGTGGACCGTTTGTTCAATGGTTTCGTGGAAAAATTCGGCAGTTCCCAATGCCGCGACCTTATCGGAGTTGCTCTTAAAACTCCCGAGGGCCAGAAGGCCCATGCCAACCGGGACCTTAAAGAGACCTGCCGCTCCTGCGTCAAGTGGTCAGCCCGGACTTCGATTGATCTGATAACCGAATTTTCCCAAGGGGCTTCGGCAATCGCTTGA
- the rplM gene encoding 50S ribosomal protein L13 — protein MKTYVAKKGHVEHRWFLVDAKGRSLGRLATQIALLLRGKGKPQFTPNTDCGDHVVVINAAQVRLTGAKMENKVAYRHSGYQGGLRTINYGKVLQGKKPERVVQMAVRGMLPKTKLARSNFSKLHVYADDKHPHVAQAPQALAK, from the coding sequence ATGAAGACTTACGTTGCCAAAAAGGGACATGTAGAGCACCGCTGGTTTCTGGTGGATGCCAAGGGAAGATCGTTGGGAAGGCTGGCCACCCAGATAGCCTTGTTGCTGAGGGGCAAGGGCAAGCCTCAATTCACCCCCAACACCGACTGCGGAGACCATGTAGTGGTGATCAATGCCGCTCAGGTGCGCCTGACCGGCGCCAAGATGGAGAACAAGGTGGCTTACCGCCACAGCGGTTATCAGGGCGGCTTAAGGACCATCAATTACGGCAAGGTTCTGCAGGGCAAAAAGCCCGAGAGGGTGGTCCAAATGGCCGTCAGGGGCATGCTGCCCAAGACCAAGCTGGCCCGCAGTAATTTCAGCAAACTGCATGTCTATGCCGACGATAAACATCCCCATGTGGCCCAGGCCCCCCAGGCCCTGGCTAAGTAG
- a CDS encoding methyltransferase domain-containing protein: MALLAKWAGFKQGQTVVDVGCGLGYLGTLYWEYFGKGGKYCGVDISPKLVTEAKKLTRNWAKDGTTEFKVGDAYKLPYPDNYADVVMSQTLLMHLSEPQKAVTEMFRILKPGGVVLCKEPDHLSMALQRGVSSLPDLPLEDNLFFRKMAYVCAKGREELGLGISDTAPHVPLWLKESGFKCIDAKMSSQPFFMIPPYETPKQKYDISWWKKSVRSSEKPNEKKRISAEFKKTFFAGGGTQSDYNKYLILLKKYRARRKAYIRQLNNGTYYLFSAKQFFAIKGHKPK; the protein is encoded by the coding sequence ATACCTGGGAACCTTGTATTGGGAATATTTCGGCAAAGGCGGTAAATATTGCGGGGTGGATATAAGTCCTAAACTGGTAACTGAGGCAAAAAAATTAACACGAAACTGGGCCAAGGACGGCACTACCGAATTCAAAGTAGGGGATGCCTATAAACTTCCGTATCCCGACAATTATGCCGATGTGGTTATGTCCCAGACCCTGCTGATGCACTTATCAGAACCGCAGAAAGCCGTAACTGAGATGTTTCGCATATTAAAGCCGGGTGGGGTAGTGCTGTGCAAGGAGCCGGATCATTTGTCAATGGCTTTGCAACGGGGGGTATCTTCATTGCCGGATTTACCCCTGGAGGATAATCTATTTTTTCGTAAAATGGCATACGTTTGTGCCAAAGGCAGAGAAGAATTGGGGCTGGGCATTTCGGATACGGCCCCTCATGTTCCTTTGTGGCTGAAAGAGTCCGGCTTCAAGTGTATCGACGCAAAGATGAGCAGTCAACCGTTTTTTATGATACCCCCATATGAAACGCCAAAACAGAAGTATGATATCAGCTGGTGGAAGAAATCGGTTCGCAGCAGCGAAAAACCAAATGAGAAGAAAAGGATTAGTGCTGAGTTTAAAAAAACATTTTTTGCCGGAGGCGGAACCCAGTCTGATTATAATAAATATTTGATATTACTTAAAAAATACAGGGCAAGAAGAAAGGCATATATACGGCAATTAAATAACGGAACGTATTATTTATTTTCCGCCAAACAGTTCTTTGCCATAAAAGGTCATAAGCCAAAATAA
- the secF gene encoding protein translocase subunit SecF, translating to MISFFHHQTNFGFIKNRYKAYAFSIALFIATIVSVILHGGLNFGVDFTGGTMMQIHFSAPVPTDQLRKALNDGGIPNVEIQKVKDTENIKNAFMIRTGLAEEKSDQEGIKSSSIVERIKTVLSQRFSDNQVTIDSNETVGPKIGKELQRNAIWAVLIGCVLILTYVAFRFDFRFGVASVTALFHDVVCTIGFISVTNMEFNLQSVAVLLTVIGYSINDSIVVADRIRENLRKSQKETYPELINRSINETLSRTVITVLTLLLVLVALQFFAGRVLSDFTKPLLFGLVVGTYSTIFVVSSLVVDWELKSPTKRKK from the coding sequence ATGATTTCTTTTTTCCATCATCAAACGAATTTCGGGTTCATCAAGAACCGTTATAAGGCCTATGCCTTTTCCATCGCCCTCTTCATCGCCACCATCGTTTCCGTCATCCTGCACGGCGGACTCAATTTTGGGGTGGATTTTACCGGCGGGACCATGATGCAGATACACTTTTCGGCCCCGGTGCCCACCGACCAGTTGCGCAAGGCCCTGAACGATGGGGGCATTCCCAACGTGGAGATACAGAAGGTCAAGGACACCGAGAACATCAAGAATGCCTTCATGATCCGCACCGGGCTGGCCGAGGAGAAATCGGATCAGGAAGGGATCAAGTCAAGTTCGATAGTCGAGAGGATAAAGACGGTACTAAGCCAGAGATTTTCCGATAACCAGGTTACCATCGACAGCAACGAGACAGTGGGACCCAAGATAGGGAAGGAGCTTCAACGGAATGCCATCTGGGCGGTGTTGATCGGTTGTGTTTTGATCCTTACCTACGTGGCTTTTAGGTTCGACTTCCGCTTCGGGGTGGCCTCGGTGACAGCCCTTTTCCATGATGTGGTGTGCACCATCGGCTTTATTTCGGTGACCAACATGGAATTCAACCTGCAGTCGGTGGCGGTGTTGTTGACAGTCATCGGTTATTCCATCAACGATTCCATCGTGGTGGCCGACCGGATCAGGGAGAACCTGCGCAAATCTCAGAAGGAGACCTATCCCGAGCTGATCAATCGCAGCATCAACGAGACCCTGTCGCGGACCGTGATAACCGTGTTAACCCTGTTACTGGTGTTAGTGGCCCTGCAGTTTTTTGCCGGCCGGGTGCTTTCGGACTTCACCAAACCCCTGCTGTTCGGGCTGGTGGTAGGCACCTACTCAACGATATTCGTGGTTTCCTCGCTGGTGGTGGACTGGGAATTAAAGTCACCCACCAAGCGCAAAAAATAA
- the rpsI gene encoding 30S ribosomal protein S9 translates to MTQNVIRATGRRKSSVAQVKMTPGQGKMTVNNRTCEEYFCRPTLVMKVKQPLELTSQLGKFDIWAKVEGGGVAGQAGALRLGISRALNLVDQELRPPLKSAGLLTRDPREKERKKYGQKKARKRFQFSKR, encoded by the coding sequence ATGACCCAAAACGTTATTCGTGCGACCGGGCGCCGCAAATCATCTGTTGCCCAGGTTAAAATGACCCCGGGGCAGGGGAAGATGACGGTCAACAACAGGACCTGCGAGGAGTACTTCTGCCGTCCCACTTTGGTGATGAAGGTAAAACAGCCTTTGGAGCTTACATCCCAGCTGGGCAAGTTCGATATTTGGGCTAAGGTGGAAGGCGGAGGGGTGGCTGGCCAGGCCGGGGCCCTGAGGCTGGGAATATCCCGGGCCCTCAATCTGGTGGACCAGGAGCTGCGCCCGCCGCTTAAGTCGGCCGGGCTGCTGACCAGGGACCCCCGCGAGAAGGAAAGAAAGAAATACGGCCAGAAGAAGGCCAGAAAGAGATTCCAGTTCTCCAAGCGTTAA
- the pyrH gene encoding UMP kinase: MSPDSKYRRILLKLSGEALGGAEGRGIDLPSLERIADEVLTIKELGVSIGVVIGGGNLIRGTQVKDNGISRVTADNMGMLGTVINSLALQSVLDKKGCQTRVMSAVDMPKFAEPYIRRRALRHLDKGRVVIMAAGTGNPYFSTDTAAALRAVEMEAEVLLKGTKVDGVYNSDPKKDKSAKKYQTLSFSQVLADKLAVMDLTAVSLCMENHMPIIVFDLNNSGTLKRIIQGEQLGTIVKE, translated from the coding sequence TTGAGCCCAGATTCAAAATACCGCAGAATACTTTTAAAGCTTTCCGGCGAAGCATTGGGCGGAGCCGAAGGCCGGGGGATAGATCTCCCCTCGCTGGAAAGGATAGCCGACGAGGTTCTGACGATTAAGGAACTGGGCGTTTCCATTGGGGTGGTCATCGGCGGGGGAAACCTTATCCGTGGTACCCAGGTAAAGGACAACGGCATCAGCCGGGTCACCGCAGACAATATGGGAATGCTGGGCACGGTGATAAATTCCCTGGCTTTGCAGAGCGTGCTGGATAAAAAGGGCTGCCAGACCCGTGTGATGTCGGCGGTGGATATGCCAAAGTTCGCCGAGCCCTACATCCGGCGGCGGGCCCTCCGGCACCTGGATAAGGGCCGGGTGGTGATCATGGCCGCCGGGACCGGCAACCCCTATTTTTCCACCGATACCGCGGCCGCCCTCCGGGCGGTGGAGATGGAGGCCGAGGTGCTGCTGAAGGGCACCAAGGTGGACGGGGTCTATAATTCTGACCCCAAGAAGGACAAGTCCGCCAAGAAATACCAGACCCTCAGTTTCAGCCAGGTGCTGGCCGACAAGCTGGCAGTGATGGACCTGACCGCAGTTTCGCTGTGCATGGAAAACCATATGCCGATCATCGTGTTCGATCTCAATAATTCAGGAACCTTAAAACGGATAATCCAGGGCGAGCAATTGGGAACCATTGTTAAGGAGTAA
- a CDS encoding elongation factor Ts produces MSFTAEDVKSLRDKTGAGMMACKEALKACNGKGDEAVEYLRKKGIASADKKTGRATGDGLVESYIHMGGKLGVMIEVNCETDFVARTEQFQGLVKELAMQVAASNPSVVSREQVPAEMIEKEMDIYREQVRGSGKPENVVEKIVGGKLDKFYSEICLLEQPYIKEPQKNVDTLIKETIAKLGENITVKRFVRFRLGE; encoded by the coding sequence ATGTCATTCACGGCAGAGGATGTCAAGAGTTTAAGGGACAAGACCGGCGCCGGCATGATGGCCTGCAAAGAGGCCCTTAAAGCCTGCAACGGCAAGGGCGACGAGGCGGTGGAATACCTCCGTAAAAAGGGTATCGCCTCGGCCGATAAGAAGACCGGACGGGCTACCGGGGACGGCCTGGTCGAATCGTACATTCACATGGGCGGCAAGCTGGGGGTGATGATAGAGGTCAACTGCGAGACCGATTTCGTGGCCCGCACCGAACAGTTCCAGGGCCTGGTCAAGGAGCTGGCGATGCAGGTGGCTGCCTCCAACCCGTCGGTGGTTTCCCGGGAGCAGGTGCCGGCCGAGATGATAGAAAAGGAAATGGATATTTACCGGGAACAGGTGCGCGGCTCCGGCAAACCGGAGAACGTGGTGGAGAAGATCGTGGGCGGCAAGCTGGACAAGTTCTATTCCGAGATCTGCCTGCTGGAGCAGCCCTATATCAAGGAGCCACAGAAGAACGTCGATACCCTGATCAAGGAGACCATAGCCAAACTGGGGGAGAATATCACCGTCAAGCGGTTCGTTCGTTTCCGGTTGGGTGAATAA
- the rpsB gene encoding 30S ribosomal protein S2 — translation MASFTIKDLLEAGVHFGHQAPRWNPKMKKFIFDERNGIHIIDLQKTVKCLNTAIETAGRMSESGDEFLFVGTKKQAVDVIKEEAQRCGMHYVADRWLGGMLTNFSTIQKSIKRLKELDKLAVSSYQGYTKKEALGMERERTKMEKVLSGVKEMRRMPGAVIVVDCKKERLAIAEANRLDIPVIALVDTNVDPDPVTYPVPANDDALRSIKMIVNLLSESIIEGRAKYQRDMETQSKEGHAAGGVGEDAKPRRHLSDRGARRPDNKEGDRSAPRGAPRTGAPRRAVGGGMRGSGPGPRAKQPADKPADKKE, via the coding sequence TTGGCTAGTTTTACCATCAAAGACCTGCTGGAGGCCGGGGTTCATTTCGGCCACCAGGCTCCGCGCTGGAACCCCAAGATGAAGAAATTCATCTTCGACGAACGCAACGGGATCCATATCATAGACCTGCAGAAGACCGTCAAGTGCCTGAATACCGCCATCGAGACGGCGGGCAGGATGTCGGAGAGCGGCGACGAGTTTCTGTTCGTGGGCACCAAGAAACAGGCGGTGGACGTCATCAAGGAAGAGGCCCAGCGCTGCGGTATGCATTATGTGGCCGATCGCTGGCTGGGCGGCATGCTGACGAATTTCTCCACCATCCAGAAGAGCATCAAGCGGCTCAAGGAACTGGACAAACTGGCCGTCAGCAGCTACCAGGGATACACCAAGAAGGAAGCCCTGGGCATGGAGCGGGAACGGACCAAGATGGAGAAGGTGCTGTCCGGGGTCAAGGAAATGCGCCGGATGCCGGGAGCGGTGATAGTGGTCGATTGCAAGAAAGAACGCCTGGCCATTGCCGAGGCCAATCGGCTGGACATCCCGGTGATCGCCCTGGTGGACACCAATGTGGATCCCGATCCGGTGACCTACCCGGTGCCGGCCAATGACGACGCCCTCCGTTCCATAAAAATGATCGTCAATTTATTATCCGAATCCATCATAGAGGGTCGGGCCAAGTATCAGCGTGATATGGAGACCCAGTCCAAGGAAGGCCATGCTGCCGGAGGGGTCGGTGAAGATGCCAAGCCCCGCAGGCACCTGTCGGATCGCGGCGCCCGCCGCCCGGACAATAAAGAGGGCGATAGGAGCGCCCCCAGAGGTGCCCCCAGGACCGGAGCCCCCAGGCGAGCAGTTGGCGGAGGCATGCGGGGATCGGGACCGGGCCCCAGAGCCAAACAGCCGGCCGATAAGCCGGCCGATAAGAAAGAATAG
- the secD gene encoding protein translocase subunit SecD yields the protein MRRANLWKFILTMILLVAAIWQLVPTFKLQGLTEQQKAEMSRDELNKLYSKAIHLGLDLKGGMHIVMEIDRQGMAKATGKQPNEVTDKELSDATDRALEIIRNRVDQYGVAEPTIQKQGNDRIVVQLPGVDHERARALIGTTAMLEFKLVQEDKVLQDVLDKIDKALLGEKGQALMSDSTMFGDKPFSSLLQFVSNSEMSAMEQDRELVVKALKDPVVQAAIPSDYEFAWGIKEDREGYRRYPLYMLKKQPEITGAALAEARMGVGSNDDPSALRVDFTLVRKYANTFSRITAANIKRRLAIVLDGTVKSAPVIQGRIPNGSGQITMGNATTEEARDLAIILRAGALPAPVSIIEERSVGPTLGMDSISNGVKASIIGAIAVIIFIVIYYALGGLVAVLALAFNIIMLLAVMAAFRTTLTLPGIAGIALTVGIAVDANVLIFERIREELRAGKTVRASIDAGYERAFSTILDANVTTVLAAVALYFFGTGPIKGFAVTLIIGLAISMYTAILVTRMIFDWITVKWNLQKLPI from the coding sequence ATGAGAAGAGCTAATCTGTGGAAGTTCATCTTGACCATGATCCTGCTGGTGGCTGCCATCTGGCAGTTAGTGCCCACTTTTAAATTGCAGGGCCTCACCGAACAGCAGAAGGCCGAGATGTCCCGTGACGAACTGAACAAGCTTTATTCCAAGGCCATCCATCTGGGGCTGGATCTCAAAGGCGGCATGCACATAGTCATGGAGATAGACCGCCAGGGCATGGCCAAGGCCACGGGCAAACAGCCCAACGAGGTCACCGATAAGGAGCTGTCCGACGCCACCGACCGGGCCCTGGAGATCATCCGCAACAGGGTGGACCAGTACGGCGTGGCCGAGCCCACCATCCAGAAACAGGGCAACGACCGTATCGTGGTGCAGCTGCCCGGGGTGGACCATGAGAGGGCCCGGGCCCTGATAGGGACCACCGCCATGCTGGAGTTCAAGCTGGTGCAGGAGGACAAGGTCCTCCAGGACGTTCTGGATAAGATTGACAAGGCCCTGCTGGGAGAGAAGGGCCAGGCTCTGATGTCCGACAGCACCATGTTCGGCGACAAGCCGTTCAGTTCGTTGCTGCAGTTCGTCAGCAACAGCGAGATGTCGGCCATGGAGCAGGACCGCGAACTGGTGGTCAAGGCGCTTAAGGATCCCGTGGTGCAGGCCGCCATTCCATCCGATTACGAATTCGCCTGGGGGATCAAGGAGGATCGCGAGGGCTATCGCCGCTATCCGTTATATATGTTGAAAAAACAGCCGGAGATCACCGGAGCGGCCCTGGCCGAGGCCAGGATGGGCGTGGGGAGCAATGATGATCCGTCCGCTTTGCGCGTCGACTTCACCCTGGTGCGAAAGTATGCCAATACCTTTTCCCGGATCACCGCCGCCAATATCAAACGTCGCCTGGCTATCGTGCTGGACGGCACCGTCAAATCGGCCCCGGTCATCCAGGGCCGGATACCCAACGGCAGCGGGCAGATCACCATGGGCAACGCCACCACCGAGGAGGCCCGGGATCTGGCCATCATTCTGCGGGCGGGCGCCCTGCCGGCGCCGGTATCCATCATCGAGGAACGCTCGGTGGGCCCGACCCTGGGGATGGATTCCATATCCAACGGCGTCAAGGCCTCCATCATCGGCGCCATTGCGGTGATCATATTTATCGTAATATATTATGCCCTGGGCGGTCTGGTGGCAGTGTTGGCCCTGGCTTTCAATATCATTATGCTGCTGGCGGTAATGGCCGCCTTCCGCACCACTTTGACCTTGCCGGGCATCGCCGGCATCGCCCTGACGGTCGGCATAGCGGTGGACGCTAATGTGCTGATCTTCGAGCGGATCCGCGAGGAACTGCGGGCCGGCAAGACCGTGCGGGCCTCCATCGATGCCGGATACGAGCGGGCCTTTTCCACCATCCTGGATGCCAACGTTACCACGGTGTTGGCAGCGGTGGCCCTGTACTTTTTCGGCACAGGCCCGATCAAGGGATTTGCAGTGACCCTGATAATAGGTCTGGCCATCTCGATGTATACCGCCATTCTGGTGACCAGGATGATCTTTGACTGGATCACCGTCAAGTGGAACCTGCAGAAGCTGCCGATTTAA
- a CDS encoding HD domain-containing protein: MYLPKKIIDSVNSIGQIYEVGGAVRDRIRYALSLDTARIDPKKFWSFPPEEVDYLVTGMPMNALTSELKQFGHVELVGKSFGVIKFKLEIQNPKSKIYDIALPRRETSTGLGHRDFEIEFDPDLPVEQDLGRRDFTVNAIALRIQNSEFRIQNPELIDPYNGLQDIKDRLIRMVNPQAFKEDPLRMLRACQFAARFQFSIEQDTFKAIKKNAKLIRTVSPERVQQELNKMLLKADQPSIGLWLMQRSGLLKEIFPELEEGVDVTQPGGYHRYKVFEHSIKSVDFAPKILEMRLAALLHDIAKPRCREVFQGGAHFYGHDKLGEKTAKELMERLKYSGETISRVALLVRRHMFAFPETEKGLRRLIAKVGINVMYDLIELRRADISAQGRGTEEADSDLDLFEQAITEVINKNPPFTINDLQLDGVIVMAEFHLKPGPEVGRVLRHLLDYVLDHPEKNKRDLLLDEAARWLGTG; this comes from the coding sequence ATGTACCTGCCGAAAAAAATAATAGACTCTGTCAACTCCATCGGGCAGATCTACGAGGTGGGCGGGGCGGTGCGGGACCGCATCCGTTATGCCCTGTCTCTGGATACCGCCCGGATAGATCCCAAAAAATTCTGGTCGTTCCCTCCGGAAGAGGTGGACTACTTGGTCACCGGTATGCCCATGAACGCGCTGACCTCGGAGCTTAAGCAGTTCGGACATGTGGAACTGGTGGGGAAATCGTTCGGGGTGATTAAGTTCAAACTTGAGATCCAAAATCCAAAATCCAAAATCTACGATATTGCCCTGCCGCGCCGTGAGACCAGCACCGGCTTGGGCCACCGTGATTTCGAGATTGAGTTCGATCCGGACCTGCCGGTGGAGCAGGATTTGGGACGGAGGGATTTTACCGTAAACGCCATTGCGTTAAGAATTCAGAATTCAGAATTCAGAATTCAGAATCCGGAACTGATTGATCCCTATAACGGATTACAGGATATCAAGGACCGCCTGATCAGGATGGTCAATCCCCAGGCCTTCAAGGAGGATCCCTTGCGGATGCTGCGGGCCTGCCAGTTCGCCGCCCGGTTCCAGTTCTCCATCGAGCAGGACACCTTCAAGGCCATCAAAAAGAACGCCAAACTCATTCGGACCGTCTCGCCGGAGCGGGTACAGCAGGAGCTGAACAAGATGCTGCTCAAGGCCGATCAGCCGTCCATCGGATTGTGGCTGATGCAGCGCAGCGGACTGCTCAAAGAGATATTCCCGGAATTGGAGGAGGGCGTGGACGTTACCCAGCCGGGGGGCTATCACCGCTATAAAGTGTTCGAACACTCCATAAAATCCGTTGACTTTGCGCCCAAGATATTAGAGATGCGGCTGGCGGCCCTGCTGCATGATATCGCCAAACCCCGGTGCCGGGAGGTCTTCCAGGGCGGGGCGCATTTTTACGGGCACGACAAGCTGGGGGAGAAGACCGCCAAAGAGCTGATGGAACGGCTGAAATATTCCGGCGAGACCATCTCCCGGGTGGCCCTGCTGGTGCGGCGGCACATGTTCGCTTTTCCCGAGACCGAGAAGGGCCTGCGGAGGCTTATCGCCAAGGTTGGCATCAACGTCATGTACGATCTGATAGAACTGCGGCGGGCGGATATCAGTGCCCAGGGGCGGGGCACCGAGGAGGCCGATAGCGATCTGGACCTGTTTGAACAGGCCATCACCGAAGTGATAAACAAAAATCCTCCGTTCACCATCAACGACCTGCAACTGGACGGGGTCATTGTCATGGCCGAGTTTCACCTTAAGCCCGGCCCGGAGGTGGGGCGGGTATTGAGGCATCTTTTGGACTACGTGCTGGATCATCCGGAGAAAAATAAGAGGGATCTATTGCTGGACGAGGCCGCCCGCTGGCTGGGAACTGGTTGA
- a CDS encoding 4Fe-4S binding protein has translation MPYVITEECVACGSCVDSCPNGAIIEGEDKFEITEDCVDCGACVDACPVNAIKEG, from the coding sequence ATGCCGTACGTGATAACCGAAGAATGCGTGGCCTGCGGTAGCTGCGTGGATTCCTGTCCCAACGGAGCGATAATCGAGGGCGAGGACAAGTTTGAGATTACCGAGGACTGCGTTGACTGCGGGGCCTGCGTGGATGCCTGTCCGGTCAATGCCATAAAGGAAGGCTAA